The following coding sequences are from one Mesorhizobium onobrychidis window:
- a CDS encoding universal stress protein, with amino-acid sequence MRFKTIVAILQNEQDAERVLECAIPLADRFQSHLIGIHAEALPVPYTSATGFPDTEFLQASADMSKERAEKLRAVFLRHIEDSGLSFEWRSLESFSGDSALTGIPTVRTADLIIAAQRESGGDPSADVDTLVYDAGRPVLVVPHSGPLVTSFKHVLLAWNGSKEAARAAFDALPFIIEAEKTDIVVIDPPDTLDEAPEAAGAEIAAALSRHGATVSVSVLQSGGHSVDDVIQTRVAETGADLLVLGAYSHSWLRQLLFGGVTRTVLRTLPVAAFLSR; translated from the coding sequence ATGCGATTCAAGACCATCGTCGCCATACTGCAGAACGAACAGGACGCGGAGCGCGTGCTCGAATGCGCCATTCCGCTTGCCGACAGGTTCCAGAGCCATCTCATCGGCATTCATGCCGAAGCGCTTCCCGTCCCCTACACCTCGGCCACCGGCTTTCCCGACACCGAGTTCCTGCAGGCTTCGGCCGACATGAGCAAGGAGCGTGCTGAAAAATTGCGGGCGGTTTTCCTCAGGCATATCGAGGATTCCGGCCTGTCCTTCGAGTGGCGCAGCCTCGAGAGCTTTTCCGGAGACAGCGCGCTGACCGGCATCCCAACCGTCCGCACCGCGGACCTGATCATCGCCGCGCAGCGCGAGTCGGGCGGCGATCCGAGCGCCGATGTCGACACGCTGGTCTATGACGCCGGCCGGCCGGTGCTGGTCGTGCCGCACTCAGGCCCGCTCGTCACCAGCTTCAAGCATGTGCTGCTCGCCTGGAACGGCAGCAAGGAAGCCGCGCGCGCCGCCTTCGACGCGCTGCCCTTCATCATCGAGGCCGAGAAGACCGATATTGTCGTCATCGACCCGCCGGACACGCTCGACGAGGCTCCGGAGGCGGCCGGCGCCGAAATCGCCGCCGCCCTGTCCAGGCACGGCGCTACCGTCAGCGTCTCAGTGCTGCAATCGGGCGGCCACTCGGTCGACGACGTGATCCAGACCAGGGTCGCCGAAACCGGCGCCGACCTGCTCGTGCTCGGCGCCTACAGCCATTCCTGGCTGCGCCAGCTTCTGTTCGGCGGGGTCACGCGCACGGTGCTGCGCACGTTGCCGGTGGCAGCTTTCCTGTCACGGTAA
- the gpt gene encoding xanthine phosphoribosyltransferase — MSLPEKAFPVSWDQFHRDARALAWRLAGANKGQWKAIVCITRGGLVPAAIISRELGIRVIETVCVASYHDYASQGQLQVLKEVTPALLADDGAGVLIIDDLTDTGKTAGIVRAMMPKAHFATVYAKPKGRPLVDTFVTEVSQDTWIYFPWDMGFTYQKPIADDHAG; from the coding sequence ATGTCCCTTCCCGAAAAGGCCTTTCCTGTTTCCTGGGATCAGTTCCACCGCGACGCGCGTGCACTCGCCTGGCGGCTTGCCGGCGCCAACAAAGGGCAATGGAAAGCGATCGTCTGCATCACGCGCGGCGGCCTGGTTCCGGCCGCCATCATCTCGCGTGAACTCGGCATCCGGGTCATCGAGACGGTTTGCGTCGCCTCCTATCACGACTACGCCAGCCAGGGGCAGCTGCAGGTGCTGAAGGAGGTCACGCCGGCACTGCTCGCCGATGACGGCGCCGGCGTGCTGATCATCGACGACCTTACCGACACCGGCAAGACGGCGGGGATTGTGCGCGCCATGATGCCTAAGGCGCATTTCGCCACTGTCTATGCCAAGCCGAAAGGCAGGCCGCTGGTCGACACCTTCGTCACCGAGGTCAGCCAGGACACCTGGATCTATTTTCCGTGGGATATGGGCTTCACCTACCAGAAGCCGATCGCCGACGACCACGCCGGCTGA
- a CDS encoding NUDIX hydrolase yields MLTRPATHNHLAERVQRLFGTAPCRLQVAALPWRDTRHDVEIMLITSRDTGRWVLPKGWPEAKELLCEAAAREAGEEAGLRGTISHHEAGRYFYAKALASGEEVPCEVLVFPLQVDKIADRWKEKRSRTRKWVSPAEAVRMVNEPDLGQIIAYFCADPHQFS; encoded by the coding sequence ATGTTGACGAGGCCAGCAACGCACAACCATTTGGCCGAAAGGGTCCAGCGGCTCTTCGGCACGGCCCCGTGCCGCCTGCAGGTTGCAGCATTGCCCTGGCGCGATACTAGGCATGACGTCGAGATCATGCTGATCACCAGCCGCGATACCGGCCGCTGGGTGCTTCCCAAGGGCTGGCCTGAGGCCAAGGAACTGCTTTGCGAGGCGGCGGCGCGCGAGGCCGGCGAGGAAGCCGGACTGCGCGGCACGATCTCCCACCACGAAGCCGGCCGCTACTTCTATGCCAAGGCATTGGCTTCCGGCGAGGAAGTGCCTTGTGAGGTCCTGGTATTTCCGTTGCAGGTCGACAAGATCGCCGACCGGTGGAAGGAAAAGCGGTCGCGCACCCGCAAATGGGTCAGCCCCGCCGAGGCCGTGCGCATGGTCAACGAGCCTGACCTTGGCCAGATCATCGCCTATTTCTGTGCCGACCCGCACCAGTTCTCCTGA
- a CDS encoding vitamin B12-dependent ribonucleotide reductase, with product MRIERRFTKQGQSAYAEIEFRKALSEIKNPDGSVVFRLDNIDVPAQFSQVAADILAQKYFRKAGVPARLKKVEENDVPSFLWRSVADEAELAKLPEAERYGSEIDARQVFDRLAGTWTYWGWKGGYFKSEEDARAFRDELAYMLATQRVAPNSPQWFNTGLHWAYGIDGPSQGHFYVDPFTGKLTKSKSSYEHPQPHACFIQGVRDDLVNEGGIMDLWVREARLFKYGSGTGSNFSFLRGEGEKLSGGGRSSGLMSFLKIGDRAAGAIKSGGTTRRAAKMVIVDADHPDIEEFIDWKVNEEQKVASLVTGSKIVKKHLEAIMKACINCEGQDDDCFDPAINTALKREIKLAKKDGVPENYIYRVIQFAKQGYTSMSFKTYDTDWDSDAYLTVSGQNSNNSVSLKDDFLRAVEQDGDWHLTARKDGKVLKTLKARDLWEKIGYAAWASADPGLHFNTTMNDWHTCAAAGAIRASNPCSEYMFLDDTACNLASINLLPYRNADGTIDISAYEHTVRLWTMVLEISVMMAQFPSKEIAKLSYEYRTLGLGYANIGGLLMTSGIPYDSDEGRAICAALTAIMTGTAYATSAEMAAELGAFPDYDRNAQNMLRVMRNHRRAAYGDRDGYEKLAVNPVPLVASDLKQPELAAHAKAAWDRAIELGEEHGYRNAQATVIAPTGTIGLVMDCDTTGIEPDFALVKFKKLAGGGYFKIINRAVPEALRTLGYSESQIAEIEAYAVGHGNLNQAPAVNPGSLKAKGFTDDKIAALNAALKSAFDIKFVFNQWTLGSDWVKETFGFTDEQLNDFSFEMLPALGFSRKDIEAANIHVCGAMTLEGAPFLKDQHLPVFDCASPCGKIGKRSLSINSHIQMMAAAQPFISGAISKTINMPNDATVEDAKGAYMLSWKLALKANALYRDGSKLSQPLNASLLADVEDDEDDAVEQLIAAPASQRAVQVTEKIVERVVERLYRDREKLPNRRKGYTQKAVVGGHKVYLRTGEFDDGRLGEIFIDMHKEGAAFRAMMNNFAIAISLGLQYGVPLEEYVEAFTFTKFEPAGMVQGNDAIKNATSILDYVFRELAVSYLERHDLAHVDQSDFDKTALGRGINEGKATPFSKGLTRGVSPVKLVSGMSADPKGFGGSSPSPAAVPTRSAPTAFSGSNVLALKPASDEAIAYKRDYEERARELVEDIVYEEATDPTGLFTDDAAKEAAEAKALAATRRQQSLMQGYTGNECSECHNFTMVRNGTCEKCDTCGATSGCS from the coding sequence ATGCGCATCGAGCGTCGTTTCACCAAGCAAGGGCAGTCGGCTTATGCGGAGATCGAATTCCGCAAGGCGCTTTCGGAGATCAAAAATCCGGATGGCTCGGTGGTGTTCCGCTTGGACAACATCGATGTGCCGGCGCAGTTCAGCCAGGTTGCCGCCGACATCCTAGCGCAGAAATATTTCCGCAAGGCCGGCGTGCCGGCTCGGCTGAAGAAGGTCGAGGAGAACGACGTCCCCTCCTTCCTGTGGCGCTCCGTCGCCGACGAGGCCGAGCTGGCAAAGCTGCCCGAGGCCGAGCGCTACGGCTCCGAGATCGACGCCCGCCAGGTCTTCGACCGCCTCGCCGGCACCTGGACCTATTGGGGCTGGAAGGGCGGCTACTTCAAGTCGGAGGAAGATGCGCGCGCCTTCCGCGACGAGCTTGCCTATATGCTGGCCACCCAGCGCGTCGCGCCGAACTCGCCGCAATGGTTCAACACCGGCCTGCACTGGGCCTATGGCATCGACGGCCCGAGCCAGGGCCATTTCTATGTCGACCCGTTCACCGGCAAGCTGACCAAGTCGAAGTCTTCCTACGAACATCCGCAGCCGCATGCCTGCTTCATCCAGGGCGTGCGGGACGATCTCGTCAACGAAGGCGGCATCATGGATTTGTGGGTGCGTGAAGCGCGCCTGTTCAAATACGGCTCCGGCACCGGCTCCAACTTCTCGTTTCTGCGCGGCGAAGGCGAAAAGCTGTCCGGCGGCGGCCGCTCGTCCGGCCTGATGAGCTTCCTGAAGATCGGCGACCGCGCGGCGGGCGCCATCAAGTCGGGCGGCACGACGCGCCGCGCCGCAAAGATGGTCATCGTCGACGCCGACCATCCCGATATCGAGGAATTCATCGACTGGAAGGTCAATGAGGAGCAGAAGGTCGCCTCGCTGGTCACCGGCTCCAAGATCGTCAAGAAGCACCTCGAAGCGATCATGAAGGCCTGCATCAACTGCGAAGGCCAGGACGACGATTGCTTCGACCCGGCGATCAACACCGCGCTGAAGCGCGAGATCAAGCTGGCCAAGAAGGACGGGGTGCCGGAGAATTACATCTACCGCGTCATCCAGTTCGCCAAGCAGGGCTACACCTCGATGTCGTTCAAGACCTACGACACCGACTGGGATTCGGACGCCTACCTCACCGTTTCGGGCCAGAACTCCAACAATTCGGTCTCGCTGAAGGACGATTTCCTGCGCGCCGTAGAGCAGGACGGCGACTGGCATCTCACCGCCCGCAAGGACGGCAAGGTGCTGAAGACGCTGAAAGCCAGGGATCTGTGGGAAAAGATCGGCTATGCCGCCTGGGCGTCGGCCGATCCGGGCCTGCACTTCAACACGACGATGAACGACTGGCACACCTGCGCCGCGGCCGGTGCGATCCGGGCGTCCAACCCGTGCTCGGAATACATGTTCCTCGACGACACCGCCTGCAACCTGGCGTCGATCAACCTGCTGCCCTATCGCAACGCCGACGGCACCATCGATATATCAGCCTACGAGCACACGGTTCGGCTGTGGACCATGGTGCTGGAAATTTCCGTCATGATGGCGCAGTTCCCGTCGAAGGAGATCGCCAAGCTCTCCTACGAATACCGCACGCTCGGCCTCGGCTACGCCAATATTGGCGGCCTGCTGATGACATCAGGCATTCCCTATGATTCCGACGAGGGCCGCGCCATCTGCGCCGCACTCACCGCGATCATGACCGGCACGGCCTATGCCACCTCGGCCGAAATGGCCGCCGAGCTCGGCGCCTTCCCCGATTACGACCGCAATGCCCAGAACATGCTGCGTGTCATGCGCAACCATCGCCGTGCCGCCTATGGCGACAGGGACGGCTATGAGAAGCTCGCCGTCAACCCGGTGCCGCTGGTCGCCTCCGACCTGAAGCAGCCGGAGCTTGCCGCCCATGCCAAGGCTGCCTGGGATCGCGCCATCGAGCTCGGCGAGGAGCATGGCTACCGCAATGCGCAGGCGACCGTGATCGCGCCGACCGGCACGATCGGCCTGGTCATGGATTGCGACACCACCGGCATCGAGCCCGACTTCGCGCTGGTCAAGTTCAAGAAGCTGGCCGGCGGCGGCTATTTCAAGATCATCAACCGCGCCGTTCCGGAAGCGCTGCGCACGCTTGGCTATTCGGAAAGCCAGATCGCCGAGATTGAGGCCTACGCGGTCGGCCACGGCAATCTGAACCAGGCGCCAGCCGTGAACCCCGGTTCGCTCAAGGCAAAAGGTTTTACGGACGACAAGATCGCGGCACTTAACGCAGCGTTGAAATCGGCCTTCGACATCAAGTTCGTCTTCAACCAGTGGACGCTGGGTTCGGACTGGGTGAAGGAGACGTTTGGCTTCACCGACGAGCAGCTCAACGATTTCTCGTTCGAGATGCTGCCGGCGCTTGGTTTTTCGCGCAAGGACATCGAGGCCGCCAACATCCATGTCTGCGGTGCGATGACCCTCGAGGGAGCACCATTTCTGAAAGACCAGCATTTGCCTGTGTTCGACTGCGCCAGCCCGTGCGGCAAGATCGGTAAGCGTTCGCTGTCGATCAATAGCCACATCCAGATGATGGCGGCGGCCCAGCCCTTCATCTCCGGCGCCATTTCCAAGACCATCAACATGCCGAACGACGCGACGGTGGAAGACGCCAAGGGCGCCTACATGCTGTCGTGGAAGCTGGCGCTGAAGGCCAACGCGCTCTATCGCGACGGCTCTAAGCTCTCGCAGCCGCTCAACGCCTCGCTGCTTGCCGACGTCGAGGACGACGAGGACGATGCCGTCGAACAGCTGATCGCGGCGCCGGCTTCACAGCGCGCCGTGCAGGTGACTGAAAAGATCGTCGAACGCGTCGTCGAACGCCTCTATCGCGACCGCGAAAAGCTGCCGAACCGCCGCAAAGGCTATACCCAGAAAGCGGTCGTCGGCGGCCACAAGGTCTATCTGCGCACCGGCGAATTCGATGACGGTCGTCTTGGCGAAATCTTCATCGACATGCACAAGGAAGGTGCCGCCTTCCGGGCGATGATGAACAACTTCGCCATCGCCATCTCGCTCGGCCTGCAGTATGGCGTGCCGCTCGAGGAATATGTCGAAGCCTTCACCTTCACCAAGTTCGAACCTGCCGGCATGGTGCAGGGCAACGACGCCATCAAGAACGCCACGTCGATCCTCGACTATGTGTTCCGCGAACTTGCCGTCTCCTATCTGGAACGCCACGACCTCGCCCATGTCGACCAGTCGGATTTCGACAAGACCGCACTTGGCCGCGGCATCAACGAAGGCAAGGCGACGCCGTTCTCGAAGGGGCTGACGCGCGGCGTCTCGCCGGTCAAACTGGTGTCGGGCATGAGCGCCGACCCTAAGGGGTTTGGGGGTTCAAGTCCCTCTCCCGCTGCCGTCCCCACTCGCTCGGCGCCGACGGCGTTCTCAGGCTCCAATGTGCTGGCGCTGAAGCCGGCCAGCGACGAAGCGATCGCCTATAAGCGAGACTACGAAGAGCGGGCCAGGGAACTGGTCGAGGACATCGTCTACGAAGAAGCAACCGACCCGACTGGGCTGTTCACCGACGATGCCGCGAAAGAAGCGGCCGAGGCGAAGGCGCTTGCCGCTACCCGGCGTCAGCAATCATTGATGCAGGGCTACACCGGCAACGAATGCTCGGAATGCCACAACTTCACCATGGTGCGGAACGGGACGTGTGAGAAGTGCGATACCTGTGGGGCTACGAGCGGGTGCAGCTGA
- a CDS encoding IS4 family transposase has translation MVLERMCTRVSAGLRRLADTRAEQIAFTRLFRNPQVTVPEIVRTAAARTGEAAAGRHVLIIEDSSEINYEAKASRKRGLGHVGNGKDVGLFVHPALAVDAADGSVLGLAAATIWRRRGQKAHDYQALPIEAKESYKWIATAKAARQALTDTPLATVIGDREADIYEVLARLPDERTHVLIRAVRDRALGEQGGRLFGEIAKTPEAGRTAFELQARPGRPARKVQLAVRFAAVALRQPRLGADCRDPREITLNMVEVREIDPPSPKEAVIWRLLTTHAVKTLADACRMVDLYRLRWSVEQLFRTVKSQAIDLEESLLADGEALERLAATALIVATRVMQLVHGRDAAGQAFKAARLFSPAEITVLEALIARLEGKTQKQNNPHPQHTLAWAAWCIARLGGWNGYAKERPPGPVTFSNGLKRFHAIAEGFALANPN, from the coding sequence ATGGTGCTGGAGCGCATGTGCACGCGCGTCAGCGCGGGCCTGCGCAGGCTGGCCGATACGCGGGCGGAACAGATTGCGTTCACGCGGCTGTTTCGCAATCCCCAAGTGACGGTGCCGGAGATCGTGCGCACGGCGGCGGCGCGAACGGGCGAGGCGGCGGCCGGCCGCCATGTGCTGATCATTGAGGACAGCAGCGAGATCAACTATGAGGCCAAGGCCTCGCGCAAGCGCGGCCTCGGGCATGTCGGCAACGGCAAGGATGTCGGGCTGTTCGTCCACCCGGCGCTGGCCGTGGATGCCGCCGACGGCTCGGTGCTGGGGCTTGCGGCTGCCACGATCTGGCGGCGCCGGGGGCAGAAGGCGCACGACTACCAAGCCCTGCCGATCGAAGCCAAGGAAAGCTACAAATGGATCGCCACCGCCAAGGCGGCCCGCCAGGCGCTGACCGACACGCCGCTGGCTACCGTGATCGGCGACCGCGAGGCCGACATCTACGAAGTGCTGGCAAGGCTGCCTGACGAGCGCACGCATGTGCTCATCCGCGCCGTGCGCGACCGGGCTCTGGGTGAGCAGGGCGGCCGTCTGTTCGGCGAGATCGCCAAAACGCCGGAAGCCGGCCGGACCGCCTTCGAACTGCAGGCGCGTCCCGGCCGACCGGCGCGCAAGGTGCAACTGGCCGTTCGCTTCGCCGCGGTCGCCTTGCGCCAGCCGCGCCTTGGTGCCGACTGTCGCGATCCGCGCGAGATCACGCTCAACATGGTCGAAGTGCGCGAGATCGATCCGCCTTCGCCCAAGGAAGCGGTGATCTGGCGGCTGTTGACCACTCACGCGGTCAAAACGCTCGCCGACGCTTGCCGCATGGTCGATCTCTACCGGTTGCGCTGGAGCGTCGAACAGCTGTTCCGAACCGTGAAGTCGCAGGCCATCGATCTGGAGGAAAGCCTGCTTGCCGATGGTGAGGCACTCGAACGGCTGGCCGCGACCGCGCTGATCGTCGCCACCAGGGTCATGCAACTCGTGCACGGGCGCGATGCCGCCGGCCAGGCCTTCAAGGCTGCACGCCTCTTCAGCCCCGCCGAGATCACCGTGCTGGAGGCGCTGATTGCCAGGCTCGAAGGCAAGACCCAAAAGCAGAACAACCCGCATCCGCAACACACGCTCGCCTGGGCCGCTTGGTGCATCGCCCGGCTGGGAGGGTGGAACGGCTACGCAAAGGAGCGGCCGCCAGGTCCCGTCACCTTCAGCAACGGCCTCAAACGCTTCCACGCCATCGCCGAGGGCTTCGCTCTTGCAAATCCAAACTAA